One genomic segment of Lentisphaerota bacterium includes these proteins:
- a CDS encoding DEAD/DEAH box helicase: MLQGSVEAQMTVILKGLAHCLTDYLTVTLTHMRPETWWDDLVLPCLSYQQAQRVKQRCVCNLKSLDLAALLRVLDENWWDIANKMSLPGEGRHYLKELQSVRNRWAHVGAGEDLSGYVYRDFDTVQRLVNILAPDDALGTEIENLKNLTLRPGAPPAALAPQAEHAPICPDEPAPPPDPVGVFKPGDLVMLRSDPAQIVAILSRLPGRPEDRYEVLHNGQRQSFYASQLLAVTGSPEENAESVSAERFQAALTAAQVVHPGASSLFSLNAARIDFIPYQFRPVIKFIRSDCPRLLIADSVGVGKTIEAGLILRELAARASLESVLIICPKPLVAEQKWLSEMKRFSERFEHLDSRSLQLLLDDYREQGDLDPKKSRVIVPYSILDSKLYEGETGRFRRAGLKDVTPPPSFDLVIVDEAHHIRNTATCRHKAVSYFCKNAKAVLFLTATPLQLGNDDLFVLLNTLRPDWVPDKATFAAMAEPNPYVNQAVNAVRGAAGDWRPQALSALEKAKATPWGRAVFDSDPHYRRSVQVLQAESCADHDRVGLITALEALHTFSPLISRTRRR; encoded by the coding sequence ATGCTGCAAGGATCCGTTGAAGCTCAGATGACTGTAATCCTGAAAGGGCTCGCCCACTGCCTCACAGACTATCTGACCGTGACGCTGACACACATGAGACCGGAGACATGGTGGGACGACCTGGTTCTGCCGTGTCTTTCCTACCAGCAGGCGCAACGGGTCAAGCAACGGTGTGTGTGTAACCTCAAGAGTTTGGATCTGGCCGCGCTGCTCCGTGTTCTGGACGAGAATTGGTGGGACATCGCCAATAAAATGTCGCTTCCCGGCGAGGGTCGCCATTATTTGAAGGAACTGCAATCCGTTCGCAACCGCTGGGCGCATGTGGGGGCCGGCGAAGATCTGAGCGGTTACGTCTATCGCGACTTTGATACCGTGCAACGGCTTGTCAATATTCTCGCTCCCGATGATGCGCTTGGCACCGAAATCGAGAACCTGAAGAACCTGACGCTGCGACCCGGTGCCCCGCCCGCCGCGCTCGCGCCGCAGGCGGAACACGCTCCCATTTGCCCGGATGAGCCCGCGCCGCCACCTGACCCCGTTGGCGTTTTCAAGCCGGGTGACCTCGTCATGTTGCGTTCAGATCCGGCGCAGATCGTGGCGATTCTCTCCCGCTTGCCCGGCCGGCCCGAGGATCGCTACGAGGTTTTGCACAACGGGCAGCGCCAATCGTTCTACGCGTCACAACTTCTTGCTGTCACCGGGTCTCCTGAAGAGAATGCTGAGTCCGTGTCAGCGGAACGCTTTCAGGCCGCTCTTACGGCGGCCCAGGTCGTTCATCCCGGCGCCTCCTCGCTGTTTTCACTGAATGCGGCGCGTATCGATTTCATCCCCTACCAGTTCCGGCCGGTCATTAAATTCATCCGCTCCGATTGTCCCCGGCTCTTGATCGCCGACAGCGTCGGCGTTGGCAAAACGATCGAGGCGGGCCTCATTCTGCGCGAACTGGCGGCACGCGCCTCTCTCGAATCGGTCCTCATCATCTGTCCGAAGCCGCTTGTCGCCGAGCAGAAATGGCTTTCGGAAATGAAGCGGTTTTCTGAACGGTTTGAACACCTGGACAGCCGATCACTTCAACTGCTTCTTGATGATTACCGCGAGCAAGGTGATCTGGATCCTAAGAAATCACGGGTGATCGTGCCTTACTCGATCTTGGACAGCAAACTGTACGAGGGGGAGACCGGTCGTTTTCGCCGCGCCGGGCTGAAAGATGTGACCCCGCCCCCGAGTTTTGACCTGGTGATCGTGGATGAAGCGCATCACATCCGCAATACGGCCACATGCCGCCACAAAGCTGTCAGCTATTTCTGCAAGAATGCCAAGGCCGTTTTGTTCCTCACCGCAACACCGCTTCAGTTGGGTAATGACGACTTGTTCGTCCTGCTAAACACCTTGCGGCCCGACTGGGTCCCGGATAAAGCAACCTTCGCCGCGATGGCAGAGCCCAATCCGTATGTCAATCAAGCCGTCAACGCCGTTCGCGGTGCGGCGGGCGACTGGCGGCCACAGGCCCTCTCCGCTTTGGAGAAGGCCAAGGCGACGCCTTGGGGGCGTGCCGTTTTTGACTCCGATCCGCATTACCGCAGGTCGGTGCAGGTGCTTCAAGCCGAATCCTGTGCGGATCATGATCGCGTCGGCCTGATCACGGCGCTCGAAGCGCTCCATACGTTCTCTCCGCTGATCAGCCGTACCCGCCGCCGCG